The genomic interval GGAACACGAGACTCAGATAACATTTTAAACTTCCATAGGCAGCCAAAGTGAGTTTTCTTTAGCGCAATTTTTTGCAATCTCATAACCTGCGTCAGCATGACGCATCACACCAGTAGCAGGATCATTATGCAGGACTCGCGATATTCGCAGTGCGGCTTTTTCTGTTCCATCAGCCACAATAACAACGCCTGCATGTTGTGAAAAACCCATTCCAACACCACCACCATGGTGAATGCTAACCCAAGTTGCACCACTGGCACAATTGAGTAACGCATTGAGTAAGGGCCAATCAGAAACTGCATCGCTACCATCCATCATGCTTTCTGTTTCGCGATTAGGGCTTGCCACAGAGCCTGAGTCCAAATGATCACGCCCAATTACAATAGGTGCTTTAAGTTCTCCACTACGAACCATTGAATTAAATATTAATGCTAAGCGTGCACGATCTTTCAAACCAACCCAACAAATTCTGGCTGGTAACCCTTGAAATGAAATTTTCTCTTTTGCCATATCTAACCAATGATGCAGATGAGGATTATTCGGAATAAGTTTTTTTACCATTGCATCAGTAGCATAAATATCCTCAGGATCTCCTGATAAAGCCACCCATCTAAAAGGTCCTATCCCCTCACAAAATAGGGGTCGAATATAAGCAGGAACAAAACCTTCAAATGCAAAGGCATTTTTTTCCCCTGCTTCAAAAGCCATTTGCCTTATATTATTGCCATAATCGAAAACAGGGATACCTCTTTTTTGAAATTGCAACATTGCATGAACTTGAACTGCCATCGATTTTTTAGCTGCCGCTACAACTTCTTCAGGAGCAGTTTTGCGCAATTCAGCTGCATGTTCTAAAGTCCAACCTGCTGGAAGATAGCCGTTTAATGGATCATGGGCACTTGTTTGATCGGTAACTAAAGC from Legionella sainthelensi carries:
- the hutU gene encoding urocanate hydratase, with the translated sequence MNGHTQNRVIRANRGTEKQAKTWLTEAALRMLCNNLDPDVAEDPNSLIVYGGLGKAARNWECFDKIVDVLKSLEEHQTLLIQSGKPVGVFTTHEDAPRVLIANSNLVPHWATWEHFNELDKKGLMMYGQMTAGSWIYIGSQGIVQGTYETFVAAARKHYEGSLAGRWILTGGLGGMGGAQTLAGTMAGASVLAVECDLSRIEKRLKTKYLDRYTTNLDEALNWINESCEKKTPLSVAVLGNAAEIFPKLVERGVSPALVTDQTSAHDPLNGYLPAGWTLEHAAELRKTAPEEVVAAAKKSMAVQVHAMLQFQKRGIPVFDYGNNIRQMAFEAGEKNAFAFEGFVPAYIRPLFCEGIGPFRWVALSGDPEDIYATDAMVKKLIPNNPHLHHWLDMAKEKISFQGLPARICWVGLKDRARLALIFNSMVRSGELKAPIVIGRDHLDSGSVASPNRETESMMDGSDAVSDWPLLNALLNCASGATWVSIHHGGGVGMGFSQHAGVVIVADGTEKAALRISRVLHNDPATGVMRHADAGYEIAKNCAKENSLWLPMEV